The nucleotide window ATGTGCAGTCATGGGATTGTACAGAAGATGTAGAAGGATTTAAAGCCAGCAAGCACAGAGTTATGTAATCTTTTCCAATGTTGTGCTCCAACATGATTGGGATTTGATTGGAAGGCTGTCGTTTATTGCATTTGGATTTTGGATCTGTAAAAATgcaatgaaataaacaaatacacaatAAAATCTCCTGTGTTGATTTAACACAGAGTTTATGTGAGTCTGCAATGCTTAAACTGAAAAATGTTTAGAAACAGGCTTATTGGATATTACTTTCATTTGCTGTATAAattgttgtagtttttttttttattttgattaaaagAAGCACAATGTGACCAGCTGAAAGCAGTATTGCACAAGTCTAGTACGAGGATTAGCAATAAACCAAATTATGTTTGGTTTATTGTAGTCttactaaaaatatattttgtttgtttgttttgttttgttttcaaatgAGAAACTGGACTATTTCATTTAACTTGATTTAGCAGTTTGATGTTGccctatttatttatagcatctCTCTTATGAAGCTTAAAACTAATTTTCAATACAGCTTTCAGCTCTTCACATTGTGCTTCTTTTaatcaaagtaaaaatatatatatatatttatacatggaAGAAATATCCAATAAGCCTGTTCCTAAACATTTTTCAGTTCAAGTTTTTCCTGAAACTTCAGTTTCAGTTTATTCTTCAGTGAAAATGAACGGcttaaaaaaaggataaatataGGGTAAACGTTCTTATATTGTTGTATAATAATCTGGTGACTAGACacgttttacatttatatatatatatatatatatatatatatatatatatatacatattgtcTTTATGCAGTTTATGAAAATGCAGCAAAAACAACATTCAAGACATAATGCTTGTTTCAAATTGTAAATGTTACACATTTGGTAAATAGTGGATCATTAAATACTGGGAGATCCCTCTGTAGACTTAAATTCATTAAGATGTTTCAATAACAGTGCAGTGATAAAAATGTTATCTTATCAAGAGAATATATCCaacttttcaactttttttctattagctgattgttttgtttctttctctaaataaaatgctaataaaTAGGATAAAATAATTTCAAGCTTGAAATGAATAAAAGGATATTGAGTAGAAACAGGTTTAATAATCTTAGATTTTgagtttatgtaaataaataaataaataaataaataagataataaaaaagattgtgTGGGCTGTGGACTGTAACAAGTAAGCAGGTAGATCAGATCACCGGGAAAAGACCTCAAAGGTAACATCATACAGGGAAAAGTAGTCATAAAATGTGTGAGACACTAATTTGCTCTCTACTGCTTTACTTGGGGCAAATCATTTTTCAGGATCTTTAGTTAAAAGAGCTTCTGGGTGAGAAAGGCAGTCTGTTTGCTATTATACACTAATGAgtaagtgtgttaaaaaaaaaagtcaggtatattgcattgcaaaaaaaagaaactaaaagagCATATGTTGTCCAGAAGCAAGGGACTGAAGCCATCCAGGAAGGGCTGTAATGTATTTGTAATGTAAGGGGCTCCATATGAATCAGTGCATGCAAATCATTATCTCAAAAGCAGGAGCTCACAATATATTTTGATGCCTGAAGCAATCTTCACAAaagacttccttttttttaaggagTGTGGATTACTAATGCATCTATTGCAGTCGAAAACAGCAAATTATTCCATCTTTAAGGTTTAGAGAGTTCTTCAAGTCAGGCATAAAGACCTAAAAACTAAATCCCATCTAACAGCGTGTAACTGTGTGACTGAAGCCTCTGTAATGTTTTAAAGGCGCCTATGGCAGTGCTGAATGAGCATGTCTGCTGTGTGAGCTGGCAAGTCCAGCTTGGAGGAATTCCTAGAATTCCCTTGATGTGTCTGTGGGTGGGATGCTAACATAAAAGTGAGCCACGAAAATCGATGTATGCAGGTTTAACAATCTGTAGAACATCAAACTGACTCACTTTCCTGGGAAAATAGGACAGCAATGAATAATTAATCAGTCAGCATGGGCATGCAATTATCAACAATATTCTTTACGTTTGGTAGCATGATAACCAAGTTTGCATCCCCTGAACTGTATTTTAgtatcttttaaattaaatcagcatttttttatggaaaaaaaacaaccatctGCAACAGTTTGCGTTGGCAGGAGGGCATTTGTGCTGCCCAACAATCATGAAAATCCCTGAGCAAAGGATTTTAAACAGCAGGCATGGACTTTTTTCATGGCaagtcagagctgttttggagaatatttctctCTTGCAGAGACCTGGAGATGCTCCAGAACATTAGCCAAACATTCATAAGAAGGCAATGCTCTAATCCTGGATGAGCACTCAGCGACGCCGGATTATTCAGCCTGATGATGGGTGGGTCGGATTGCTTATTTCAGCTCTTCTGTTTAAAGCAGAAGAGGGAAATAGAGAAGCGATAAAATAGAAGGATGGTCGGTAGCTCtctagttgttttttttggatgtTGGTCCAGCATTTTAACAAAATGCTGGACATGGAAGTATATGTGATCATGGGAAGAACCTTGTTGCCTTGAGTGACAGCAACTCAGAAACGCTCCTGCCGTAGTGTCTCAGAGCTGGGGGGGGGAGGAATAAAGTTAAGGGGGTTAGAGGGCACGTTCTCCTTGAAATGAAAGGTCCCATATAGGAGACAGAAGGAAGTCCTTGGGTGCATTATGCTCAGTTTGCACCTAAGGAGAGCCAGATTGGCCCATTGCCTCATGAGAGCACTTAGGTATCTCTCCAGCTGAGTTACAGTGAGGGGCAGGAATGTTTCCTATAAACAGGCTCCAAATTCAAAGCTGCGTGTCAAGCTCCCTGTAGTAATTTACTATGTGGGAGTTCATGCCAAACTTATGAAGCCGTGTGGGTCTCTATAAATGAAACTTTCCAATGATGACACAAAAGTATGATCCAGATTGGATTTTTGtccctttttaaattttacattgatGACACTGAATATAAAAGTCCTGCAGCATGCAGGATTTAGCTAAAGTCAGATTTGTGTTGCATAAAAGCACAAATTATTGCATTTCTagttagaaaaaaaagtcagagttTTCCTATTCTATCAAATTCTGTAAAATCAACATAGCCACTTACAGCATGAATAGAAGACACAATAGCATCTTTTATCTTTAAATGATgttacactgtatataaaagcaTAAGCTTTAGCACATGACAgagttgttaaaaaaatgttaaaaaacgaTATCATTCTGAGCTCTCACTTTCCACTTGCAGTGTTTCAGTAGGAAGTTACAGACAACACTATCATCCTGGGAgcgaaaaataaaataattagtttCAAATGGAAGAGCAGGCTTGGGATTAAAGGCTAACATTAGCAGAACAGCATTTTGCTTCTGAGTACCTGTAAAGGCCTTATCTTTTACATGATTAAGAAATACAGAGACTTTCTGCTTctgaaacaataaacaaaagcaaGATGCTGAACAAGACTTCAGGAGAAATGCAAGTGCAAGTATTGCTTATATTTAACATGAGACACTCTAGCAAGTGGAAATCTAATAAATAGTCAAGTTTGTCCGGTAATTTGTATTATATAACTGAAATGAgctatatataaattattaaccCTATAATATTTCTGGTCATTCTTTTAAGCTGGAAGTAATCTTCCAATTCTTTGAAGCAAAATTATTTGTCTCTAGATTAAGTTTAAAAACTagaatttagtaaaaaaaggttttattagttttattgtaGTGTCAAGACAACACTTGATGCAGGTAATAACATGAAACACTCAATACATTTGATGATATAAAGGACATTTCCAcctatattgattttttttttccagtgtagAACAGCAATGTAGGAAGTGGAGAGCTGACTTTTAGgtcagacatatatatatatatatatatataaatatatatatatatatatatatatatatatatatatatatatcactaaTATATACAGTTAGACAGATATCACACGTCACGTGTACTGTACGTGTATGGAGCCTAATATTCTAGCACCTTTAATGTAAAATGGTTTCCCGCCAGGGGATGTTAAAACATAAATGATTGTGACCTACTTGAAACGATCATCTGTAATTGTGAAGtatcatttaatttatattgaaATGAAACTCGGGTGAAACGTGTGGCAGAGAAATATCAGTGTAGTAATCAATAGCGCTCTGGTCTATTGTCTACATCTCCAATGAGCATAAAGAAATACAATTCACAAGCACAACACGCTCGTTTCCAACAAGCCTTGCTACGTCCCCGGGCTCCTCACACCATTTGTCACATGTATATAATTGGCTGTCTGGGGTGTAAAGAATGCTGTGAATTTCGTTTAAAGGGAGTCTTCAGAAATCCAGCAACCGCGGCGTGCTTGCTGATATGTAAGCATCTTCATATTGATGAATCAtttttcataaacacacacgcgcTACCacagatgagtttttttttttttctctcctcatgTGACACAATGAACATATTTCATGTCTAGCTGAAATGCTCCTTGGGCGCCACCTTCTTGCCACATCTggcctctttttcttcttcctaaaacacacatacacacacttctacaCAAGGATTGACTCTTTGTGAGGGCTCCCCGAGTCATAACCTCCCCTCCCACTCTTCCTCTCTTCCTTTCCacccccccttctctctctctctctctctctctctctctcccctccttCACTCCCTCAACCTGCACTCAGACAGTTGTGCTTAAACTTTCCCATCACTGCGCTGGTCCAGAGCCTCCTCTATAACAGGCTGGAGCACAGCCTCAGGCAGCAGAATAAGAGAGACACTTGCCCTGCTCAGATCACCTGgaggacacacactcacacacacctcatcacGTAGCCCCTGGATTCCTGTTGCCTCAGTTCTGGTTGATTCATTGACTTTAAATGAGTTTGGTGAAAATAAGAAGAAAGAAGACAgcaagtttttgttttgttttagaaaagTGACACATGTTGGGAGAGTtagtttggtgattttttttttctcctcaacaAAAAAGAAGACATCTGGGGTTACTTCTTGATTGGGGTTTGGTTTTATTTCATAGCATCCTGGACACTTTGAACTTTATCAGTCTTTTGGGTACTGAGAGGACATAAGCAAGAGGCCAGTCTGAGAGAAAGACATCGCTGTTGGGAGAGTAagtcctgtctgtctgtctgtctatgtgtgtgtgtgtgtgtgtgtgagagagtgtgtgagtatggTTGTATGTATGTTGTTTCTCAGCTGAATTGGGCTTTGCTACGTTTTGTTGTGGCCCCTAGGACTTGctggaattttcttttttctgaagcATGATGAACTGGTTTGAGTTAAACACATCCTGTATCCTCATTCTCGAAGCAGCGTATTGCTGAAAAACAGGGCCGACATTTATGTtgtggtttaaaataaattctttcaTTGTCTGTTTGCATTTATACACCCAATATAGCAACACAATGAACAACCATGGGCAGAAGTTACATTTCCGTTTACCGGGCCAAGTTTACAGATGATTCAGATACTGAGAAATGATGTGTCCTCCAGCACGTGGGCTGGGATATTTATCTAATGAGCgcctgtgttttgttttattattttttttattttgtagattTCAAGGATGTTGTGTTCAAGGAGGATTCTCCAGCAGTGGTGCTTGGCTGTGTTTTTATTGTGTTCTCCTGTGCCACATTACGGCAGGCCCATCGACGCCCTCAGCAACAGAATGTAAGTCAATGTGCCTTTCAAACTTCACGATAAGAACTTTGATGTGTGAGTTTGAGAAAATTTGGAAAAACCAACAGtaatcaaaatgatcaaataAATAGGTGTTgtaggtttttttctttctgctacTCTTACTTATATCACCTGTCGAACAGTGTGAGAGTCATGTGGGTGGTTGAACCAGGATGGAAAATGTGCTCATTTGGAGATCGTGCTAAAGCTTGTTTTCTTTACTAGCGCCCACCTGTGTGTTTACTTAGAGGGGGTGAACGCTCACCCTGATGGAGCGCTCCGACACCCTCTACATATCCCGCTTCTCAGATCACTCCCTTCTCAACTTGACTCAACCTTGCCAGTTACCTGCTTCCATCCGTTTCTCTGGCATCTTGTGCCACAAGGGGTTCGCTGTCTGATAGAGAGAAAGGAGCAGCAGTAGTGAGGAGTAAAAagagtgcaagagagagagagagagagagcgagagagagagagtgctgaTGCTGGACTAGGCGGTGGCCCAAGCCAAACGCTCTCTCCTGCTGGAGTACATTACACCGAGCCGAGTAAATGTGCTTTCATGTCCGGCGCAACCCTGACCAGGGCCCAGGATGCAAAACATAGTTCTGGAGAGCCATTTGCTTTGGAAAGCTAATCTCCCATAATGCTCCTGCACTCCTTGGCGCTCCCTGGTTTAACCTTCCAATCAGGTTTTAATGAAGAAACAGAAGGAGGGAGTGTATGACCGTGTGTATATGTCATGATTCATGTTTTAGGGGGAAAAACCTGTTTGTGTGAGAGctagcaagagagagagagagagagagagagagagagaaagatgtttGACTTTGTGTTTGCTCTTCACTCATCTTGTTTTCTTGAGTTTTGCTCATATTGGGAGTTTTCCACAGTGTTAATGGAACAAGTACTAAATATTAATGAAATGGCTTCTATACAACATTACGAATAACACAGACAAATTTCCATTTGATACAGAGGCAGGGTATTTTCGGTCAGATGATACAGTCAAGTTTGAAATGGAGCAGAGAGACACACTCAGACTGTGTGTCTGCTGCCTAAAGAGCGCTGTGCTCTCTGACTGAGCTCGTTTTCATAGTTTTCGCATTACAGGGAGGATCTGTTGGAGCTGTCGTGTTGATGCAGGATTGAGCCCTGGGCTGATTCAtatgtctgcgtgtgtgtgcgtgtatatgtgtgtgtgtgtgtgtgtgtgtgtgtgtgtgtggtctgtaGTCCCATACAAGCAAGTTCCAAgcgtgtttgtttgttggtggTGGAAGGTGGTGACTGGTTGTTGGATGAGAGCACGGGTTTGGCCATTCACGGCTCTGTTTAATGATGTGTGTCGCGTTGCTGAAGACTGCGTCATTTCACCTTTGACCTCGGAATAGTCAGGCTGCTCTCGTTACTCTGCCACCTACTCTGTGTAAACTTTCTTTAAAGAGGAACAGTCAATATACTCATCCTGCTGGACTATTTATCAGCACAAATAACATGCCAGGCGAATGGAagcctttgattttttttttttttgattgattgatttttgtcAGAACTTGTACTAATGCAGTCTAATCGTCTAATTTTAGTCCAGATAATAATAAACTCTCACTTGAGCGGGGAGGAATTAAGGTGCTGGATTTAAACAGCACAGGTCTTTCATCAGGATCCTCTCACGATCTTTGTAGGAGCTCACAAAACATCCAAAAGGgcgtttactgtatataacaagCTTATGCCGACATGCCGGCGCAGTTGACAAGCTGCCATTGAGCACAATGCCTCCTACTGGAGTTTAAACTGGCCACGTCCCAAGACAGCCAGAGAAGATCAAACACATATGCGTTCAGAAAGATTGCAGAAAGTACACGCATTACATTACAGGGCCAATTACAGGGCACTCCCACCAAAgcagtgttttttaaaacaacacagaTAAGCATCTTCACATCTTCTGGTAGACCAGAAAGCAACCGCCTGACAgctccagcttttttttttcttcccctcctGCCTCACTTTCTATCTTTAGACGCATTTGAAGTGAGCCTCCATGCTTAAGGTTAAAACaattatagatttatttatcCTATTATGTTTGTACAGCAAATGTTTACAGTTGCATTAAAACGAATTATTTGTCTTAGCTGTGATTTTTGCACAgccatttgaaaaaaataataatattaatttaaaaacagagttaaaataaataaaactcctataaattttgtttgtttgaggaacatctgagcagttactTTTAATCAATGGAAAGTATTAAaagggtgtgtgagtgctttaaatgtaaaaatatgcaaaaatataactGTCCATCAAATATGGTATAAAACAGACATGAATTAAGTAGCATGCCTTGCTCATTTCTTACACAATGAagtttacaggttttttttctttgttttttttttttacagtccctCCTTATGAGAAATCATTAAGCAGTGCTTATTTACTTGGCATTTTCCTCTATGAGCTGACTCAGTCCCACATTCTCAATAAATCATGTAATAAGTGTGCACTAATCCCATACATGATGGCATGATAACAAAGGCTTGATTTGTTGGCATGATGAATTTCTGTCTGCTCGTGTCCCTGTCCTCTGTGAAGCATCCAAAATTGTCTCGGGTAATATTACTACATGGGTCATCCAAAAGCAGAAATATTTTGCAGTCAGTTTAGATTATAAGACAAAACTGTAAGAGGGAAAATGTATCACGAATCGGTGTATAATGCATACAATGAAGCATATCAAATTTGACATAAGGTCATGGTAGTGTATTTTCGGCCTTCTGTGTAATATAATATCATGCCAGGGGCCGTCTTAATCCAAGATTCTAAGATTAAGAACAAGGGCTTCTTGTgagtttaagtgtgtgtgtgctgacatTCAGCTTTTTACCCTTTGACATGTCATTTTATTCCCATCAGTTAACTTATCTGCGCGCACAAAGCAACTGGATTTTGGCTTGTATAGAGCAGCAGTTAATGCTTTCAGGAAAGTTCTCGCTCATAAACTATTTAGGACATGTTTTGGGGATGATAAACTGTTTTTTCCAAAGAAGGGGAAACTCATCTAAAAAGTGCCTGGTGAATAATTCTCTATAAGATCAGTTTAGCAGAATGGTAAGGAAATTTATATTCCTATTTAttcctgagggtttttttttttctgagacagACACATATTTACCTGTTAAAATGAAAAGAGGGAGGAGCTGAGACTGATTCCTGAGTGGCTTATGGTGGATTAAATAAGCCATGGAAGACATTATTTCACACTGGGTTTGTTTAAATAGCGCAATCATGTAGGGAATATGGAGCCACATGGGATTCATTCATCAAGTGATGGTCCGGAGTGGCGGACGGCTAAAAAGAGGCTGAACAGGTATAAAAGAGGAATGTTCCAATGATGGATacagtgtttgtttcttttggaCTGTGCTAAGACATGACTGAAATTGTCCTGATATGACCAGGCCATTCATCACTTCTAACAGTTCACTTATTACTtgactgccacctactggtAGGTACTGATCCATGCCTGCCAGCTCCTACCCAGCTGCAGGAGAGCGAGTGTTAGACCCACCGCCGCTCTCCTCCGAGCGAAAGAGCGAATATTTTGAAATAGCCCCGAATTATGCTTTACTTTGGCACATTGAACTCACCAGCTCTGTGATATGTGTAATTGTTTCAAGACATTTGGACCATGTGCCCGGTATCCAAAAGTGCATACGATAGCAAAGGATTTGTTTTCAGCTGCAGAAGCAATCGTCAGGAGGAACAAGCACCTTGTGAATTGTTTTAAGTGGCATGCAATTAGATCACTAATTAGAATTAATGCTAAACAAGTTTAGGCTGCCTTAAAACTTTAATTGTCCGTCCTCTAAAGAAGGTTCCGTGTGATTATTGGCTTTTGGTTTCGTTCAGGAATGCGCAGCCAGAGACAGCTCTGATTAAGTATGTTTAAAACTCAGAGTTAACTATGTGAAGGGTGtcttaaaacagttaaaaaccTCAACACCCCCACTGCAGGTCGGTCCATGGCCCTGCGCATTATTCGCATTATTCGTTTcacatcatcactcagtgattTATTATGGTTAGATGAAGGGATCTGGAACTGTTGAGTCTTTTGGGGAAAGGCTGAACAGGGCCCAAGGCCAGGGGCCGAGTTTCACAAGGCTGCAACAAGGATTTGGCACGCTGTCTATCTTCGGTGTGGATTATAAAGTTAAAATGCATCATTTTATTTGGGGGTTGGATTTGGGGCTGGATTATGATTATAGTGATTATGATTGAAACCAGACGCACACAACATTTGCTTATACGCCATGGATTgctgcaaaaataaatgtaaagttgCACACAAAACCACATCAAGTCAAAACTACACTTTTTGAATGATTTGGATATTGAAATGTTGTTTCAGCAAGTTCGCTTAAGGTGCTTGGCTTAATGTGTTTAATTAACATGATTTGTACATTTTGGAATGGTGTATATTTAGTATCTTGCATATTGTACGTTATGACGTACAGGTCTGGGTCAAGCAGTGTAACTTTAAGATGTTATCTAATCTCCACCCCTCACCCATACACTCACCtgctctctccctctatctatctgtctctctcaggaAGCGGTCAGTGACGCATGCCCAGCTAATGCACGACAAGGGTCAAACACTGCATGACTTCAAGCGGCGCATGTGGCTGCACGAGTTGCTGCTGGATGTTCATACAGCTGAGCTCCGTGACGTGCAGCAGCGTGGTGGAAGTGGTGCCATCAGTGTTGGTGTTCCCATAGGGGTGGGCATGGGCATCAGTATGAGCCCAGGCACAGCTAACCCT belongs to Clarias gariepinus isolate MV-2021 ecotype Netherlands chromosome 2, CGAR_prim_01v2, whole genome shotgun sequence and includes:
- the pthlha gene encoding parathyroid hormone-like hormone a; this translates as MLCSRRILQQWCLAVFLLCSPVPHYGRPIDALSNRMKRSVTHAQLMHDKGQTLHDFKRRMWLHELLLDVHTAELRDVQQRGGSGAISVGVPIGVGMGISMSPGTANPKHTGGTKNLPISFGAEDEEGTNLPQETNKSQIYKDGAPKAGMKKKKKGKTGKRRDGEKRKRRTRSLDRPEVIDPDTGFHLEQQIHTTQQAAVH